A DNA window from Planctomycetia bacterium contains the following coding sequences:
- a CDS encoding prolyl oligopeptidase family serine peptidase produces the protein MADSPPVAPVKPVVDDYFGTKITDPYRYLEAFTDPEVQAWVKGQADFAAHTLGAIPGRTALLKRIDELDAGAPYSIYGIARRPNGDLFYFKQLASENVAKVYVRDGASNVERLLVDPETFPKAEPSDHFTLSFYRVSPDGAYLLYGFAASGSEQTSLKVLDLKTGKALPDTIDRLEAEYALPSWLPDGRSFYYSRRRKLGPADPVTEGYKFTQAFRHTLGTDVEKDSLVFGRGAAGSPEMGEMDFPAVLIPTGSTFAIGQVKHGDETDITLYAAPQSALGTADVKWTKVCDRADLVTEFAVRGDDIYLLTALNAPRFQVLRTSLAKPDIASAAVVVPADEYVVDSIAVAQDALYVGILSGVPNKILRVPYEAGAKAEPIALPTDEPSGNVETARPDMPGALVRTRSWIREGRLYRYDPDTKSLVDTKLSPEGKYDRPAGLAATEVLVASHDGVRVPLSIIHRADIKLDGSNPTNLSGYGAYGHTASMGYDPTNLAWLERGGVIAVAHVRGGGAFGKTWHHAGRKSTKPNTWRDFIACAEYLVKQGYTSPAKLAGRGGSAGGILIGRSITERPELFAAANIAVGCTDMLRFETTMNGPPNVPEFGTVTKEEEFRGLLAMSTYQHIRDGVKYPAVILTHGINDPRVEPWQSAKTTARLQASEANVSDARPVLYRVDYHAGHGIGSTRSQRHEERADIWSFFLWQFGAEGFQPKR, from the coding sequence ATGGCCGATTCTCCTCCCGTCGCTCCGGTGAAGCCTGTCGTCGACGACTACTTCGGCACGAAGATCACCGACCCGTATCGCTATCTGGAAGCGTTCACCGATCCCGAGGTGCAAGCGTGGGTCAAAGGCCAAGCCGACTTCGCCGCCCACACGCTCGGCGCGATCCCCGGTCGCACGGCGCTCTTGAAACGGATCGACGAGCTCGACGCCGGGGCGCCGTACTCGATCTACGGCATCGCGCGCCGCCCGAACGGCGATCTGTTTTACTTCAAGCAACTCGCGTCGGAGAACGTCGCCAAGGTTTACGTTCGCGATGGCGCGTCGAACGTCGAGCGTTTGCTCGTCGATCCCGAGACGTTTCCCAAGGCCGAACCGAGCGATCACTTCACGCTGAGCTTCTACCGTGTCTCACCCGACGGCGCGTATCTGCTCTACGGCTTCGCGGCTTCCGGCTCCGAGCAAACCTCGCTCAAGGTGCTCGATCTGAAAACCGGCAAGGCTCTGCCCGATACGATCGATCGTCTCGAAGCGGAGTATGCGCTGCCGTCGTGGCTGCCCGACGGTCGCTCGTTCTACTACAGTCGGCGGCGCAAGCTGGGTCCCGCCGATCCCGTGACCGAGGGCTATAAGTTCACGCAGGCCTTTCGCCACACGCTCGGCACAGACGTCGAGAAAGATTCGCTCGTATTCGGTCGGGGAGCGGCGGGCTCGCCCGAGATGGGAGAGATGGATTTCCCGGCCGTCCTCATTCCGACCGGGTCGACCTTCGCCATCGGCCAAGTGAAGCATGGCGACGAGACCGACATCACGCTTTACGCTGCGCCGCAAAGCGCGCTCGGCACCGCCGACGTGAAGTGGACGAAAGTCTGCGATCGGGCCGATCTCGTCACGGAGTTCGCCGTGCGCGGCGACGATATATATCTTCTCACGGCACTGAACGCGCCCCGTTTCCAGGTGCTGCGCACATCGTTGGCGAAGCCCGACATCGCATCGGCCGCTGTGGTCGTACCGGCCGATGAATACGTCGTCGATTCGATCGCCGTAGCGCAAGACGCACTCTACGTCGGCATCTTGAGCGGCGTGCCGAATAAGATTCTCCGCGTCCCTTACGAGGCCGGTGCGAAAGCGGAGCCGATCGCGCTGCCGACGGACGAGCCCTCGGGCAACGTCGAAACTGCGCGGCCCGACATGCCGGGCGCGCTCGTTCGCACCCGCTCTTGGATTCGCGAAGGCCGGCTCTATCGCTACGATCCGGATACGAAGTCGCTCGTCGATACGAAGCTTTCGCCGGAGGGGAAGTACGACCGGCCCGCAGGTCTCGCGGCGACGGAGGTATTGGTCGCGAGTCACGACGGCGTGCGCGTGCCGCTGTCGATCATCCATCGGGCCGACATCAAACTCGACGGCTCGAACCCGACGAACCTCTCCGGCTACGGCGCTTACGGTCACACGGCGTCGATGGGTTACGACCCGACGAACTTGGCGTGGCTCGAGCGCGGCGGCGTGATCGCGGTGGCGCATGTACGCGGCGGAGGGGCCTTCGGCAAGACGTGGCATCATGCGGGTCGCAAATCGACGAAGCCGAACACCTGGCGCGACTTCATCGCCTGCGCCGAGTATCTCGTGAAGCAGGGTTACACATCGCCGGCGAAACTCGCAGGCCGCGGCGGCAGCGCCGGAGGGATTCTCATCGGGCGCTCGATCACCGAACGGCCCGAACTCTTCGCGGCGGCGAACATCGCGGTCGGCTGCACCGATATGCTGCGCTTCGAGACGACGATGAACGGCCCGCCGAACGTGCCGGAGTTCGGCACGGTGACTAAGGAAGAGGAGTTCCGCGGCTTGCTGGCGATGAGCACCTATCAACACATCCGCGACGGTGTGAAGTATCCGGCCGTCATTCTCACGCACGGCATCAACGATCCGCGCGTCGAGCCGTGGCAATCGGCCAAGACGACGGCCCGCCTACAAGCGTCCGAGGCGAATGTGTCCGACGCGCGACCGGTCCTGTATCGAGTCGACTATCATGCCGGCCACGGCATCGGCTCGACCCGCTCGCAGCGCCACGAAGAACGGGCCGACATTTGGTCGTTCTTCCTCTGGCAATTCGGCGCAGAAGGCTTTCAACCTAAGCGGTAG
- a CDS encoding DUF1080 domain-containing protein: MHASRSPSSLVRRLFVAGLFVFGLSLIAGEAQSAQVAAADPAPTGTAKPSVPKPTSTVKPEAAKPEAAKPAAVPSDAPKPPAAKPATEKPSAAPTVEEKPIVEKPTAPKSATGKPTETKPETKPETVKPETVKPDTVKPATVKSAAAPAPPTVEKPVVKASEQPSAESSPAVPPSDANPFDGKSLAGWTTPAGKPVTGWVARDGAIFLPPGAHGGNIVTAKEYGNFSLSFEWKIAKGGNSGIKYRVRDYDGKLLGIEYQIYDDPPQSPAKGSAGSIYDLYAPNSAKKLKPVGEFNTAKITVRGNRLEHWLNGELIAAANVGTADWHKRVAESKFNDVKNFGMYPKGKLMLTDHGTEVWYRNIKFETYPDTTTAVRPTGRARPRLLRSLFGH; this comes from the coding sequence ATGCACGCCTCGCGCTCTCCTTCGTCGCTGGTTCGTCGACTCTTCGTCGCCGGACTTTTCGTATTCGGTTTGTCGTTGATCGCCGGCGAAGCGCAGAGTGCGCAAGTCGCGGCGGCCGATCCGGCCCCGACCGGCACGGCGAAACCATCTGTTCCGAAGCCAACGAGCACCGTGAAACCGGAAGCCGCGAAGCCGGAAGCCGCGAAACCCGCTGCCGTCCCATCGGACGCTCCGAAGCCTCCCGCCGCCAAGCCTGCCACCGAGAAACCTTCCGCCGCGCCGACTGTTGAAGAGAAGCCCATCGTCGAAAAGCCGACTGCTCCGAAATCGGCGACTGGGAAGCCCACCGAAACGAAACCGGAAACAAAGCCCGAGACTGTAAAACCGGAAACTGTGAAGCCCGATACGGTGAAGCCCGCAACGGTGAAGTCGGCTGCCGCGCCCGCGCCGCCGACGGTCGAAAAGCCCGTTGTCAAAGCTTCCGAGCAACCGTCCGCTGAATCATCGCCGGCGGTGCCGCCGTCCGATGCGAATCCGTTCGACGGCAAGTCGCTCGCCGGTTGGACGACGCCGGCCGGCAAGCCCGTCACCGGTTGGGTCGCCCGAGACGGCGCAATCTTTTTGCCGCCGGGTGCGCATGGCGGCAACATCGTGACGGCGAAAGAGTACGGCAACTTTTCCCTCTCGTTCGAGTGGAAGATCGCGAAGGGGGGCAACAGCGGCATCAAATATCGGGTGCGCGATTACGACGGCAAGCTGCTCGGCATCGAGTATCAGATCTACGACGATCCCCCGCAGTCGCCGGCGAAGGGCTCGGCCGGCTCGATCTATGATCTCTACGCGCCGAACTCCGCGAAGAAATTGAAACCGGTCGGAGAGTTCAACACGGCCAAGATCACGGTACGCGGCAACCGCCTCGAGCATTGGCTCAACGGCGAGCTCATCGCCGCGGCGAACGTCGGCACGGCCGATTGGCACAAGCGGGTCGCCGAGAGCAAATTCAACGACGTGAAAAACTTCGGCATGTACCCGAAAGGCAAACTCATGCTCACCGACCACGGCACCGAGGTTTGGTATCGCAACATCAAGTTCGAGACGTATCCCGACACGACGACCGCCGTGCGCCCGACCGGCCGAGCGCGGCCTCGGCTGCTGCGCTCGCTCTTCGGCCACTAA
- a CDS encoding sugar phosphate isomerase/epimerase, with amino-acid sequence MHDFIASDRRRFLQTSSLLAAGAMLPGGASFAADEGSKNRIKNALAGKLYKTLKIGMIKVPGTLTEKFAAAKAAGFAGVEMNAPGMDVAETKKAIAESGLPVDGTVCGDHWSVRHTSPDAATRAKALESLKTGIRDTHAVGGHSILLVVGKGEDGAESEIWPRSVENIAKAVPLAAELGVSIVIENVWNQFLYDHAGGADQNAAKFVKYVDEFHSPWVGMQFDIGNHWKYGSMGDWIRQLDKRVYKLDIKGFSRKDNKFTPIGEGDIDYADVRKALTEINFHGWIAAEVASGDLAYLKGVSQQMDEAFGL; translated from the coding sequence ATGCACGATTTCATCGCTTCCGATCGTCGCCGCTTTCTTCAAACGTCGTCGCTGCTCGCCGCCGGAGCGATGCTCCCTGGCGGCGCTTCGTTTGCCGCCGACGAAGGGAGCAAGAACCGCATCAAGAACGCTCTCGCCGGCAAACTCTATAAGACGCTCAAGATCGGCATGATCAAAGTGCCGGGCACGCTTACCGAAAAGTTCGCAGCGGCCAAAGCGGCAGGCTTCGCCGGCGTCGAGATGAACGCGCCGGGAATGGATGTCGCCGAGACGAAGAAAGCGATCGCGGAGTCGGGCCTGCCGGTCGACGGCACCGTCTGCGGCGATCACTGGTCGGTGCGGCACACCAGTCCCGACGCTGCTACGCGCGCCAAGGCGCTCGAAAGCTTGAAGACCGGCATTCGCGACACGCACGCCGTCGGCGGGCATAGCATTCTGCTCGTCGTCGGCAAAGGGGAAGACGGCGCGGAGAGCGAGATCTGGCCGCGCTCCGTCGAGAACATCGCGAAGGCGGTGCCGCTCGCGGCCGAGCTCGGCGTCTCGATCGTGATCGAGAACGTCTGGAATCAGTTTCTCTACGACCATGCCGGCGGCGCGGATCAGAACGCCGCGAAGTTCGTGAAATACGTCGACGAGTTCCATTCGCCGTGGGTCGGCATGCAATTCGACATCGGCAACCATTGGAAATACGGCAGCATGGGCGATTGGATTCGCCAACTCGACAAGCGCGTTTACAAGCTCGACATCAAAGGCTTCTCGCGCAAAGACAACAAGTTCACGCCGATCGGCGAAGGCGATATCGACTACGCCGATGTGCGCAAGGCGCTCACCGAAATCAACTTCCACGGGTGGATCGCGGCGGAAGTCGCAAGCGGCGACCTCGCATATCTTAAGGGCGTATCGCAACAGATGGACGAAGCGTTCGGGCTCTAA
- a CDS encoding peptide chain release factor 3 → MSSPIQHEVARRRTFAIISHPDAGKTTLTEKLLLYGGCLEIAGSVRGRKTQRAATSDWMELEKQRGISVSSTVLPFEYDGYHINLLDTPGHHDFSEDTYRTLMAADCAVMVIDLAKGIETQTEKLFRVCALRKIPVITFVNKVDRAGFAPLAILTEIESKLGIETVPQNWPIGTAHEFCGVIDPATSVADIFDERDGQRRIEPRSIPLADLPNEPKINPKVVAAVLEEIELLQDAGVKFDEERFLSGAISPVFFGSALTNHGVAHFLTGFLKLCPPPTPRNSDLGPIEPTRPEFGGFIFKIQANLDPKHRDRIAFARICSGRFERDTEVLHPRTGKKIRLPRAYRVFGKERETVDEAFAGDIIGLINPGDFQLGDTLCTGPAVNFEQLPQFSPEFFTVLRTSDTDRRKQFERGLQQLLEEGAIQKFVDPKAQRHEPMLAAVGELQFDVVRFRLETEYNTATTMQWLPYKLARWIATPGIEPDQIKIPYTAKVVRDQLGYLAVLFTSTWEADYCKKENPTIEFAAVRMANMGAAGNKLKPAGAT, encoded by the coding sequence ATGTCATCCCCTATCCAGCACGAGGTCGCGCGACGTCGCACCTTCGCGATCATCTCGCATCCCGACGCCGGCAAAACGACCCTGACCGAAAAGCTGCTGCTCTACGGCGGTTGCCTCGAGATCGCCGGCAGCGTGCGCGGGCGCAAGACGCAACGGGCCGCCACGAGCGATTGGATGGAGCTCGAAAAGCAGCGCGGCATCTCCGTCAGCAGCACCGTGCTGCCGTTCGAATACGACGGCTACCACATCAACCTGCTCGACACGCCGGGGCACCATGACTTCAGCGAAGACACCTACCGCACGCTCATGGCCGCCGACTGCGCCGTGATGGTGATCGACTTGGCGAAGGGAATCGAGACGCAAACCGAAAAGCTGTTCCGAGTTTGCGCGCTGCGGAAGATTCCCGTCATCACGTTCGTCAACAAAGTCGATCGCGCGGGGTTCGCGCCGCTGGCAATCCTCACGGAGATCGAAAGCAAGCTCGGCATCGAAACGGTGCCGCAGAATTGGCCGATCGGCACGGCCCACGAATTCTGCGGCGTGATCGATCCGGCGACCTCCGTGGCCGACATCTTCGACGAGCGCGACGGTCAGCGCCGTATCGAGCCGCGCTCGATTCCGCTCGCCGACTTGCCCAACGAACCGAAGATCAATCCGAAGGTCGTCGCAGCGGTGCTCGAAGAGATCGAGCTATTGCAAGACGCCGGCGTGAAGTTCGACGAAGAGCGATTCTTGTCCGGTGCGATCTCGCCGGTCTTCTTCGGCAGCGCGCTGACGAACCACGGCGTCGCTCACTTTCTCACCGGCTTTCTTAAGCTCTGCCCGCCGCCCACGCCGCGCAACAGCGACCTCGGCCCCATCGAACCGACGCGTCCGGAGTTCGGCGGCTTCATCTTCAAGATCCAAGCCAACCTCGACCCGAAACATCGCGACCGGATCGCGTTTGCCCGCATCTGCTCGGGCCGGTTCGAGCGCGACACGGAAGTGCTCCATCCGCGCACCGGCAAGAAGATCCGTTTGCCGCGCGCTTATCGCGTGTTCGGCAAAGAGCGCGAGACCGTCGACGAAGCGTTCGCCGGCGACATCATCGGGCTCATCAACCCGGGCGACTTTCAACTCGGCGACACCCTCTGCACCGGCCCGGCCGTGAACTTCGAGCAGCTGCCGCAGTTTTCGCCGGAGTTCTTCACCGTGCTCCGCACGAGCGACACCGACCGCCGCAAGCAATTCGAGCGCGGACTGCAACAGTTGCTTGAAGAGGGAGCGATTCAGAAGTTCGTCGATCCGAAAGCTCAGCGCCACGAGCCGATGCTCGCCGCCGTCGGTGAGTTGCAGTTCGATGTCGTGCGGTTCCGCTTGGAGACGGAGTACAACACGGCAACCACGATGCAATGGCTGCCCTATAAACTGGCCCGCTGGATCGCGACGCCGGGTATCGAGCCCGATCAAATCAAGATTCCGTATACGGCGAAGGTCGTGCGCGATCAGCTCGGCTATCTCGCCGTGCTGTTTACCTCGACGTGGGAAGCCGACTACTGCAAGAAAGAGAACCCGACGATCGAGTTCGCCGCCGTGCGCATGGCGAACATGGGAGCCGCGGGAAATAAATTGAAACCGGCCGGTGCGACCTGA
- a CDS encoding glycoside hydrolase, with product MGSFLQRSALLLGVLALASPAQADEPALRIERAVVLKGLEKYYFTQSRGAVIPGAPRDRIMIVSQETEKEGSHGYRDLWAIESRDHGTSWSEPARIESLARTKLPNGDELAIGDVTPTWHARTKTVLATGKTFTFRGGTKEDRLAEQVSYAVYVPGNADKASSGQWSELRILKLPEVDKAGYPLVSPNSGCMQRVDLPDGDILLPIRYRRGREATDYTAFVARCKFDGKTLSYVEHGNELVKTNGRGYGEPSLVKFGNRYFLTIRNEVTGYVTRSDDGLTYEPPIDWKYDDGTLIGTYNTQQHWVAHEPDGLYLVYTRRGAGNDHIFRHRAPLFIAKVDPDRLCILRATEQILIPHDHADLGNFGVVQVSPTETWVVAAEGLAFGQRKAERNKVIAAKIDWSPRK from the coding sequence ATGGGAAGCTTCCTGCAGAGGTCGGCCCTGCTTCTCGGTGTGCTCGCGCTCGCTTCTCCGGCGCAAGCCGACGAGCCGGCGCTGCGCATCGAGCGGGCCGTCGTGCTCAAGGGCCTTGAGAAATATTACTTCACGCAATCGCGCGGCGCCGTGATTCCCGGCGCGCCGCGCGATCGGATCATGATCGTTTCGCAAGAGACGGAGAAAGAGGGCTCGCACGGCTATCGCGATCTCTGGGCGATCGAAAGCCGCGACCACGGGACATCGTGGAGCGAGCCGGCGCGAATCGAGAGCCTAGCGCGCACGAAGCTACCGAACGGCGACGAACTGGCGATCGGCGACGTCACGCCGACCTGGCACGCCCGGACGAAGACCGTGCTCGCGACAGGGAAGACGTTCACCTTTCGCGGCGGCACCAAGGAAGATCGGCTCGCCGAGCAAGTATCGTATGCCGTGTATGTGCCGGGGAACGCCGATAAGGCCTCGAGCGGCCAATGGAGCGAACTGCGGATCTTGAAATTGCCCGAGGTCGATAAGGCCGGCTATCCGCTCGTTTCGCCGAACTCCGGTTGCATGCAGCGGGTCGATCTTCCCGATGGCGATATTCTGTTGCCGATTCGCTACCGCCGCGGTCGAGAAGCGACCGACTACACGGCATTCGTCGCCCGCTGCAAGTTCGACGGCAAGACCTTGAGCTACGTCGAGCACGGCAACGAACTCGTGAAGACCAACGGCCGTGGCTATGGCGAGCCGTCGCTAGTGAAGTTCGGCAATCGCTACTTTCTCACGATCCGCAACGAAGTGACCGGCTATGTCACACGCAGCGACGATGGCCTCACGTACGAGCCGCCGATCGATTGGAAATACGACGACGGCACCCTCATCGGCACCTACAACACGCAGCAACATTGGGTCGCACACGAACCCGATGGGCTCTATCTCGTCTACACCCGCCGCGGCGCGGGAAACGATCATATCTTCCGGCATCGCGCGCCGTTGTTCATCGCGAAGGTCGACCCGGACCGGCTCTGCATCCTTCGCGCGACCGAGCAAATTCTGATTCCGCACGACCATGCCGACCTCGGCAACTTCGGCGTCGTGCAGGTGAGCCCGACCGAAACGTGGGTCGTCGCGGCGGAAGGTCTGGCGTTCGGCCAGCGGAAGGCGGAGCGAAATAAGGTGATCGCCGCGAAGATCGATTGGTCACCGCGCAAGTAA